A window from Streptomyces sp. NBC_00299 encodes these proteins:
- a CDS encoding OFA family MFS transporter: MTADPYAGSSSSAHSDAAHRPYREVTDAGGRVYRIGETDRDILGHSRKFMVYLPWIAMMAISVFEYAYGSAEDTLSHAHGWTQSNTFWILSVWVFFQAGIAFPAGWLREKGILTARTAMYIGSGMCLLGFLALSHLGNVWLAILGFGVIGGIGAGLIYATCINMVGKWFPERRGARTGFVNGGFAYGSLPFIFIFNYGFDTANYHRVLDLIGCYIMIVVLGSAFFFKDPPKNWWPADIDPLRYTGDRKNAVSLAKNPPAVKQYTPREAIRTGMLPLMWLSIVLTAGVSIFGISFQVDYAKEVGFGPLVAASSMGVMAVINGIGRGVVGWLSDRWGRKSTLVFVIVVLGLAQFGVIWAGDVRSEWLFLFFAFLSGFGGGAFYPLFAALTPDYFGENYNATNYGLVYSGKLISGLFGGGLGSMVVAAWGYDGAYALAGGVSIVAAGIALLLRQPGRNPAPGRTAMPHPAR; encoded by the coding sequence ATGACGGCAGATCCGTACGCAGGAAGCAGTTCATCAGCACACTCCGACGCCGCACACCGTCCCTACCGTGAGGTGACCGACGCAGGAGGCCGCGTCTACCGCATCGGCGAGACCGACCGCGACATCCTCGGTCACTCCCGCAAGTTCATGGTGTACCTCCCGTGGATCGCCATGATGGCCATCAGCGTCTTCGAATACGCGTACGGCTCCGCGGAGGACACCCTGTCCCACGCGCACGGCTGGACGCAGAGCAACACCTTCTGGATCCTCAGCGTCTGGGTGTTCTTCCAGGCCGGCATCGCCTTCCCGGCGGGCTGGCTGCGGGAGAAGGGCATCCTGACGGCCCGCACCGCCATGTACATCGGCTCCGGCATGTGCCTGCTGGGGTTCCTCGCCCTGTCGCACCTGGGAAACGTCTGGCTCGCGATCCTCGGATTCGGCGTCATCGGCGGCATCGGCGCCGGCCTGATCTACGCGACCTGCATCAACATGGTCGGCAAGTGGTTCCCCGAGCGGCGCGGCGCCCGGACCGGGTTCGTCAATGGCGGGTTCGCGTACGGATCTCTGCCGTTCATCTTCATCTTCAACTACGGGTTCGACACCGCGAACTATCACCGGGTGCTGGACCTGATCGGCTGCTACATCATGATCGTCGTTCTCGGATCCGCGTTCTTCTTCAAGGACCCCCCGAAGAACTGGTGGCCCGCCGACATCGATCCACTGAGGTACACGGGCGACCGGAAGAACGCGGTGAGCCTGGCCAAGAACCCTCCGGCGGTGAAGCAGTACACGCCCCGGGAGGCCATCAGGACAGGCATGCTCCCACTGATGTGGCTGTCCATCGTCCTGACTGCCGGCGTTTCGATCTTCGGTATCTCCTTCCAGGTCGACTACGCCAAGGAGGTGGGCTTCGGCCCACTCGTCGCGGCCTCGTCGATGGGCGTGATGGCCGTCATCAACGGCATCGGCCGCGGTGTCGTGGGCTGGCTGTCCGACCGCTGGGGACGCAAATCGACCCTGGTGTTCGTGATCGTCGTCCTGGGCCTCGCCCAGTTCGGCGTGATCTGGGCGGGCGACGTCAGAAGCGAGTGGCTGTTCCTGTTCTTCGCCTTCCTCTCCGGGTTCGGCGGCGGCGCGTTCTACCCGCTCTTCGCGGCGCTCACCCCGGACTACTTCGGAGAGAACTACAACGCAACCAACTACGGCCTCGTCTACAGCGGCAAGCTCATCAGCGGCCTGTTCGGCGGCGGCCTCGGCTCCATGGTGGTCGCGGCGTGGGGCTACGACGGCGCGTACGCGCTCGCCGGCGGCGTGTCGATCGTGGCGGCGGGAATCGCGTTGCTGTTGCGGCAGCCCGGCCGCAACCCGGCGCCGGGCCGCACCGCGATGCCGCATCCTGCACGCTGA
- a CDS encoding OFA family MFS transporter, which yields MTTTDVPRVAAYREVTDKNGRVYRLGESDIDIMGRKRKWMVILPWIGMMGISSAEYAFASAEDTLHTAHHWASAHIFWMMTVWVFFQAAVAFPAGKLRESGKLPARFAMMLGAAGTLLGYLSLAYAPHVVVAYIGFSMFSGMGAGMVYATCVNMVGKWYPERKGGKTGFVNGGFAYGSVPFVFLFTGYMDLTNFRWVLVSVGLFLAAMVGVAGFFFRDPPKNWWPADIDPLNPPKDPRAARSMRMNPPAVRQYTPLEAWKTGRVALMWFCLACTSGVNIFGIAFQVDIGEEAGFAGGIVATAMSLKAVVNGTGRGVIGWLSDLYGRKRCLLAVCVILGLAQYGILWSAESKNLPLFLIFSAISGFGGGAIFPMFAALTADYFGENNNASNYGMVYSAKLVSGLGAGMGAVVVSAWGHSGAFILAGSISLFAGCVALFLSPPGRDKDETRIVANPRPLGEDMA from the coding sequence GTGACAACCACCGACGTTCCAAGGGTCGCCGCCTATCGGGAGGTGACCGACAAGAACGGACGCGTCTACCGCTTGGGCGAGTCCGACATCGACATCATGGGTCGCAAGCGCAAGTGGATGGTGATCCTTCCCTGGATCGGCATGATGGGCATCTCCTCCGCCGAGTACGCGTTCGCATCGGCCGAGGACACCCTGCACACCGCGCACCACTGGGCCAGTGCCCATATCTTCTGGATGATGACGGTCTGGGTCTTCTTCCAGGCCGCGGTGGCCTTCCCGGCAGGCAAGCTGCGTGAGTCCGGCAAACTCCCGGCTCGGTTCGCCATGATGCTGGGTGCGGCGGGCACACTGCTGGGCTATCTCTCGCTGGCCTACGCACCACATGTCGTCGTCGCCTACATCGGCTTCAGTATGTTCAGCGGCATGGGTGCCGGCATGGTCTACGCCACCTGCGTCAACATGGTCGGCAAGTGGTATCCGGAACGCAAGGGCGGCAAGACCGGATTCGTCAACGGCGGCTTCGCCTACGGCTCGGTGCCCTTCGTCTTCCTCTTCACCGGATACATGGACCTCACCAACTTCCGCTGGGTGCTGGTCTCGGTCGGCCTCTTCCTCGCCGCGATGGTGGGCGTGGCCGGTTTCTTCTTCAGGGACCCGCCGAAGAACTGGTGGCCCGCGGACATCGACCCGCTCAACCCTCCCAAGGACCCGCGTGCTGCCCGCTCGATGCGGATGAACCCGCCCGCGGTGCGCCAGTACACCCCTCTCGAGGCATGGAAGACCGGCCGGGTGGCGCTGATGTGGTTCTGTCTGGCGTGCACGTCCGGCGTGAACATCTTCGGTATCGCCTTCCAGGTGGACATCGGCGAGGAGGCCGGTTTCGCGGGCGGCATCGTCGCGACGGCCATGTCTTTGAAGGCGGTCGTCAACGGGACCGGCCGCGGCGTGATCGGCTGGCTCTCCGACCTCTACGGCCGCAAGCGGTGCCTGCTCGCCGTGTGCGTCATCCTGGGCCTCGCCCAGTACGGCATCCTCTGGTCGGCCGAGAGCAAGAACCTCCCCCTGTTCCTGATCTTCTCCGCGATCTCCGGCTTCGGCGGCGGCGCAATCTTCCCGATGTTCGCGGCGCTCACCGCCGACTACTTCGGCGAGAACAACAACGCCTCCAACTACGGCATGGTCTACAGCGCCAAGCTCGTCTCGGGCCTGGGCGCGGGCATGGGTGCCGTGGTCGTCAGCGCCTGGGGGCACTCCGGTGCCTTCATCCTGGCCGGCTCCATCTCCCTCTTCGCCGGCTGTGTGGCGTTGTTCCTCAGCCCACCGGGACGCGACAAGGACGAGACCCGCATCGTTGCCAACCCACGACCGCTCGGCGAGGACATGGCCTGA
- a CDS encoding nucleotide pyrophosphatase/phosphodiesterase family protein → MTEQPEAARTERPETASSERPDPAVPTTGQAPLAQDVTVARRPTPLLVLDIVGLTPRLLDHMPHLKTLAQSGSHAPLGTVLPAVTCAAQSTFLTGTHPAEHGIVGNGWYFRDLGDVLLWRQHNGLVAGDKLWDAARRAHPGYTVANICWWYAMGADTDITVTPRPIYYSDGRKEPDCYTRPPALHDELTEKLGTFPLFHFWGPGADLVSSRWIIDATRHILRTRHPDLALCYLPHLDYDLQRFGPDDPRSLKAAADLDRAMAPLLDDARAEGRTVVALSEYGITRADRPVDINRTLRRAGLLEVHTQDGMEYLDPMASRAFAVADHQIAHVYVRRPEDLDETRAALDGLPGIEQLLDDEGKKAHHLDHPRSGELVAVAEPDAWFTYYYWLDDARAPDFARLVEIHRKPGYDPVELFMDPLDPYVKVKAATALARKKLGMRYRMAVVPLDPSPIRGSHGRLPASDDDGPLLICSTPRAVGDRIAATDVKSLLLQLAGLG, encoded by the coding sequence ATGACCGAGCAACCGGAGGCTGCGCGGACCGAGCGACCGGAAACCGCAAGTTCCGAACGACCGGACCCGGCAGTCCCGACCACCGGTCAAGCACCCCTGGCGCAGGACGTCACCGTCGCGCGCCGACCCACCCCTCTCCTCGTCCTCGACATCGTCGGCCTCACCCCCCGCCTCCTCGACCACATGCCCCATCTCAAGACCCTCGCCCAGTCCGGCTCCCACGCGCCGCTGGGCACCGTCCTGCCCGCTGTCACCTGCGCCGCCCAGTCCACGTTCCTGACCGGCACCCACCCGGCGGAGCACGGCATCGTCGGCAACGGCTGGTACTTCCGCGACCTCGGCGACGTACTCCTGTGGCGCCAGCACAACGGACTGGTCGCCGGTGACAAACTCTGGGACGCAGCCCGCCGTGCCCACCCCGGCTACACCGTCGCCAACATCTGCTGGTGGTACGCGATGGGCGCCGACACCGACATCACCGTCACCCCCCGTCCGATCTACTACTCCGACGGCCGCAAGGAACCCGACTGCTACACCCGGCCGCCCGCCCTGCACGACGAACTCACCGAGAAGCTGGGTACCTTCCCGCTCTTCCACTTCTGGGGCCCCGGCGCCGACCTCGTCTCCAGCCGCTGGATCATCGACGCGACCCGTCACATCCTCCGCACCCGGCACCCCGACCTGGCCCTCTGCTACCTCCCTCACCTCGACTACGACCTGCAGCGCTTCGGCCCCGACGACCCGCGCTCGCTGAAGGCGGCCGCCGACCTGGACAGGGCCATGGCCCCGCTCCTGGACGACGCCCGAGCGGAGGGCCGTACCGTGGTCGCACTCTCCGAATACGGCATCACTCGCGCGGACCGACCCGTGGACATCAACCGGACCCTGCGGCGGGCAGGCCTGCTGGAGGTACACACCCAGGACGGCATGGAGTACCTCGACCCGATGGCGTCACGCGCCTTCGCCGTCGCCGACCACCAGATCGCGCACGTCTACGTACGCCGGCCGGAAGACCTAGACGAGACCCGGGCTGCACTGGACGGCCTGCCCGGCATCGAGCAACTCCTCGACGACGAGGGCAAGAAAGCCCACCATCTCGACCATCCGCGCTCCGGCGAGCTCGTCGCCGTCGCGGAGCCGGACGCCTGGTTCACGTACTACTACTGGCTGGACGACGCCCGCGCGCCCGACTTCGCGCGACTCGTCGAGATCCACCGCAAACCCGGCTACGACCCGGTCGAACTCTTCATGGATCCTCTCGACCCCTACGTCAAGGTCAAGGCGGCTACCGCGCTGGCCCGTAAGAAACTCGGCATGCGTTACCGCATGGCGGTCGTCCCTCTGGATCCGTCACCTATTCGCGGCAGCCACGGCCGCCTTCCTGCGAGCGACGACGACGGTCCGCTCCTCATCTGCTCCACCCCCCGCGCTGTCGGCGACCGCATCGCGGCCACCGATGTGAAGTCACTCCTGCTCCAACTCGCCGGTCTCGGCTGA
- a CDS encoding thiamine pyrophosphate-binding protein encodes MPDDTQDVISGGHLVAKALKAEGVDRIYTLCGGHIIDIYDGCVDEGIEVVDVRHEQVAAHAADGYARITGKPGCAVVTAGPGTTDAVTGVANAFRAESPLLLIGGQGALTQHKMGSLQDLPHVDMMTPITKFAAAVPDTARAADMVSMAFRECYHGAPGPSFLEIPRDVLDAKVPVSKARVPKEGAYRASTRSAGDPEAIEKLADLLVHAEKPAILLGSQVWTTRGTEAAIELVRTLNIPAYMNGAGRGTLPPGDPHHFQLSRRYAFSGADVIVIVGTPFDFRMGYGKRLSPDATVVQIDLDYRTVGKNRDIDLGIVGDAGLVLKSVTEAASGRVNGGASKRKEWLDELRAAEQTALEKRLPSLKSDASPIHPYRLVSEINDFLTEDSIYIGDGGDIVTFSGQVVQPKSPGHWMDPGPLGTLGVGVPFVLAAKQARPDKEVVALFGDGAFSLTGWDFETLVRYNLPFVGIVGNNSSMNQIRYGQAQKYGLERERVGNTLGDVHYDKFAQMLGGYGEEVRDPADIGPALLRARESGKPSLINVWVDPDAYAPGTMNQTMYK; translated from the coding sequence ATGCCCGACGACACCCAGGACGTCATTTCCGGTGGTCATCTCGTTGCCAAGGCGCTGAAGGCCGAGGGGGTCGACCGCATCTACACCTTGTGCGGCGGCCACATCATCGACATCTACGACGGCTGCGTCGACGAGGGCATCGAGGTCGTCGACGTCCGTCACGAGCAGGTCGCCGCCCATGCCGCCGACGGCTACGCCCGCATCACCGGCAAGCCCGGCTGCGCGGTCGTCACCGCTGGTCCCGGCACCACCGACGCCGTCACCGGCGTCGCCAACGCCTTCCGCGCCGAGTCCCCGCTGCTGCTCATCGGCGGCCAGGGCGCCCTCACCCAGCACAAGATGGGGTCCCTCCAGGACCTGCCGCACGTCGACATGATGACGCCGATCACCAAGTTCGCGGCGGCCGTGCCCGACACGGCGCGCGCGGCGGACATGGTGTCGATGGCGTTCCGCGAGTGCTACCACGGCGCACCCGGACCCTCCTTCCTGGAGATCCCGCGCGACGTCCTCGACGCCAAGGTGCCGGTGAGCAAGGCGCGCGTGCCCAAGGAAGGCGCCTACCGTGCCTCGACCCGCTCGGCCGGCGACCCCGAAGCCATCGAGAAGCTCGCCGACCTGCTGGTCCACGCCGAGAAGCCGGCCATCCTGCTGGGCAGCCAGGTGTGGACGACCCGCGGCACCGAGGCGGCGATCGAACTCGTCCGCACCCTCAACATCCCCGCCTACATGAACGGCGCCGGCCGCGGCACCCTCCCGCCCGGCGACCCGCACCACTTCCAGCTGTCGCGGCGGTACGCCTTCTCAGGCGCCGATGTCATCGTCATCGTCGGCACGCCCTTCGACTTCCGCATGGGCTACGGCAAGCGGCTGTCACCGGACGCGACCGTCGTGCAGATCGACCTCGACTACCGCACCGTCGGCAAGAACCGCGACATCGACCTCGGGATCGTGGGCGACGCCGGGCTGGTGCTGAAGTCGGTCACCGAGGCCGCCTCCGGGCGCGTCAACGGGGGCGCGTCGAAGCGCAAGGAGTGGCTCGACGAGCTGCGCGCGGCCGAGCAGACCGCCCTGGAGAAGCGGCTGCCCAGCCTGAAGTCGGACGCCTCGCCGATCCACCCGTACCGGCTCGTCAGCGAGATCAACGACTTCCTCACCGAGGACTCGATCTACATCGGCGACGGCGGCGACATCGTCACCTTCTCCGGGCAGGTCGTGCAGCCCAAGTCACCCGGTCACTGGATGGACCCGGGACCGCTGGGCACGCTCGGCGTCGGGGTGCCGTTCGTACTCGCGGCCAAGCAGGCCCGGCCCGACAAGGAGGTCGTCGCGCTTTTCGGCGACGGCGCGTTCTCCCTCACCGGCTGGGACTTCGAGACGCTCGTCCGCTACAACCTCCCCTTCGTCGGCATCGTCGGCAACAACTCCTCCATGAACCAGATCCGCTACGGCCAGGCCCAGAAGTACGGCCTGGAACGCGAGCGGGTCGGCAACACCCTCGGCGACGTCCATTACGACAAGTTCGCGCAGATGCTGGGCGGTTACGGCGAGGAGGTCCGTGACCCCGCCGACATCGGCCCCGCGCTGCTGCGCGCCCGCGAGTCCGGGAAGCCCTCACTGATCAACGTCTGGGTCGACCCCGACGCGTACGCCCCCGGAACCATGAACCAGACCATGTACAAGTGA
- a CDS encoding acetate--CoA ligase family protein, translated as MAEDRVLRVRTLLDSVRGEGRTALTAPEGKVIADAYGIAVPGEELATDVDEAVAYAARFGGPVVMKIVSPDILHKTDAGGVIVGVEGATDVRAAFHKIIDNARAYDADARIEGVQVQELLPQGQEVIVGAVTDPTFGKVVAFGLGGVLVEVLKDVTFRLAPVDADEALSMLDSIRAAEILRGVRGQAAVDRWAVAEQIRRVSQLVADFPEIAEVDLNPVIATAEGAVAADIRVILSEAPAKPRRRYSREEILTSMRRLMQPSSVAVIGASNEQGKIGNSVMRNLIDGGFAGDIHPVNPKADDILGRKAYKSVTDVPGEVDVAVFAIPAKFVASALEEVGRKGIPNAVLIPSGFAETGEHELQEEIVAIAERHGVRLLGPNIYGYYSTWQDLCATFCTPYDVKGGVALTSQSGGIGMAILGFARTTKTGVSAIVGLGNKSDLDEDDLLTWFGEDPHTECIAMHLEDLKDGRAFVEAARATVPKKPVVVLKAGRTAAGAKAAGSHTGALAGDDAVYEDILKQAGVIRAPGLNDMLEYARGLPVLPAPKGDNVVIITGAGGSGVLLSDAVTDNGLSLMEIPPDLDEAFRKFIPPFGAAGNPVDITGGEPPSTYEATIRLGLEDPRIHALVLGYWHTIVTPPMVFAELTARVVAEFRERGIEKPVVASLAGDVEVEEACQYLYERGVVAYPYTTEKPVAVLGAKYRWARAAGLLGGGS; from the coding sequence ATGGCCGAAGACCGCGTCCTGAGGGTGCGGACGCTCCTCGACTCGGTGCGGGGCGAGGGACGTACCGCGCTGACCGCACCCGAGGGCAAGGTGATCGCCGACGCGTACGGGATCGCCGTACCGGGCGAGGAGCTCGCGACGGACGTCGACGAGGCGGTGGCGTACGCGGCGCGCTTCGGCGGGCCGGTGGTGATGAAGATCGTCTCGCCGGACATCCTGCACAAGACCGACGCCGGCGGCGTGATCGTCGGGGTCGAGGGCGCGACGGACGTACGGGCCGCCTTCCACAAGATCATCGACAACGCCCGCGCGTACGACGCGGATGCCCGCATCGAGGGCGTGCAGGTCCAGGAGCTGCTGCCGCAGGGGCAGGAGGTCATCGTGGGCGCGGTCACCGACCCGACGTTCGGGAAGGTCGTCGCCTTCGGGCTCGGCGGAGTGCTGGTGGAGGTCCTCAAGGACGTGACCTTCCGCCTCGCGCCCGTCGACGCCGACGAGGCGCTGTCCATGCTCGACTCGATCCGGGCGGCGGAGATCCTGCGCGGGGTGCGCGGCCAGGCGGCCGTGGACCGGTGGGCGGTCGCCGAACAGATCCGCCGTGTCTCGCAACTCGTGGCGGACTTCCCGGAGATCGCAGAGGTGGACCTCAACCCGGTGATCGCGACCGCGGAGGGGGCGGTCGCGGCCGACATCCGCGTGATTCTCTCCGAAGCCCCCGCGAAACCGCGTCGCCGCTACTCGCGCGAGGAGATCCTCACCTCGATGCGCCGGCTGATGCAGCCGTCGTCGGTCGCCGTCATCGGTGCCTCCAACGAACAGGGCAAGATCGGCAATTCGGTCATGCGCAACCTCATCGACGGTGGTTTCGCCGGGGACATCCATCCGGTGAACCCCAAGGCCGATGACATTCTGGGCCGCAAGGCGTACAAGAGTGTGACGGACGTTCCCGGTGAGGTGGATGTGGCGGTCTTCGCTATCCCCGCCAAGTTCGTGGCCTCGGCCCTGGAGGAGGTGGGACGCAAGGGGATCCCGAACGCCGTGCTGATTCCCTCCGGGTTCGCGGAGACCGGTGAGCACGAACTCCAGGAGGAGATCGTGGCCATCGCCGAGCGGCACGGCGTCCGGCTGCTCGGGCCGAACATCTACGGCTACTACTCGACGTGGCAGGACCTGTGCGCCACGTTCTGCACGCCGTACGACGTCAAGGGCGGAGTGGCGCTGACCTCGCAGTCCGGCGGCATCGGCATGGCCATCCTGGGCTTCGCGCGGACCACGAAGACGGGCGTGTCGGCGATCGTCGGCCTCGGCAACAAGTCGGACCTGGACGAGGACGACCTGCTGACCTGGTTCGGCGAGGACCCGCACACCGAGTGCATCGCGATGCACCTGGAGGACCTCAAGGACGGGCGCGCGTTCGTCGAGGCCGCGCGGGCGACCGTACCGAAGAAGCCGGTCGTGGTTCTGAAGGCGGGCCGCACGGCAGCGGGTGCCAAGGCCGCCGGGTCGCACACCGGAGCCCTCGCCGGCGACGACGCCGTGTACGAGGACATCCTCAAGCAGGCCGGTGTCATCCGGGCACCCGGGCTCAACGACATGCTGGAGTACGCGCGCGGGTTGCCGGTCCTGCCCGCTCCCAAGGGCGACAACGTCGTGATCATCACGGGGGCCGGCGGCAGCGGCGTACTGCTGTCGGACGCGGTGACCGACAACGGGCTGTCCCTGATGGAGATCCCACCGGACCTGGACGAGGCCTTCCGGAAGTTCATCCCGCCCTTCGGGGCGGCGGGCAACCCGGTGGACATCACCGGGGGCGAGCCGCCGTCGACGTACGAGGCGACGATCCGGCTCGGTCTGGAGGATCCGCGCATCCACGCGCTGGTGCTGGGCTACTGGCACACGATCGTCACTCCCCCGATGGTCTTCGCGGAGCTCACCGCGCGCGTGGTGGCCGAATTCCGTGAGCGCGGCATAGAGAAGCCTGTCGTCGCCTCCCTCGCGGGTGATGTGGAGGTCGAGGAGGCCTGCCAGTACCTGTACGAGCGCGGGGTCGTGGCGTACCCGTACACGACCGAGAAGCCGGTGGCGGTGCTCGGCGCCAAGTACCGGTGGGCGCGGGCGGCCGGACTGTTGGGGGGCGGTTCATGA
- a CDS encoding sugar phosphate isomerase/epimerase family protein — MSRISQTDPELTHRLTRRGMLGVAAGTTAAALLGAAAAPATAAPDTASAPASADRGHGHGRGRPVLPPGRLGIQLYSLRDKVSTLGFAPVFAELEKYGYDEVEFAGYTQGSAGPITLAQLKRLARNHGLNPIGSHVGYYSDDPGAYTFAQNLTKVLDDAQALGLKHIGTASGPFRYGSTVDAWKRAAEEFNTYGAAARARGMKFYQHNHSEEFSFATDNPKVRLYDVLLAETDPDLVFLEMDIFWAYSGQFRFSKRPDGSAAPFEPLDYVLKQPHRYPLFHVKDGVSDPSNQYGYDMVDVGDGDIDYKRFISAVTKLRGQRFAHHWQAEHDNPTESLTFARRSSEHLHSLREKC; from the coding sequence ATGAGCCGCATTTCCCAGACGGACCCCGAACTCACCCACCGCCTCACCAGACGAGGCATGCTCGGCGTCGCGGCGGGCACCACGGCCGCCGCGCTGCTGGGCGCCGCCGCAGCGCCCGCGACCGCCGCACCGGACACCGCATCCGCACCGGCTTCCGCCGACCGCGGTCACGGGCATGGCCGCGGCCGTCCCGTTCTCCCGCCCGGCCGCCTCGGCATCCAGCTCTACAGCCTGCGCGACAAGGTCTCCACGCTCGGCTTCGCCCCCGTCTTCGCGGAACTGGAGAAGTACGGCTACGACGAGGTCGAGTTCGCCGGCTACACCCAGGGCTCGGCCGGCCCGATCACCCTCGCCCAGCTCAAGCGGCTGGCGCGGAACCACGGCCTGAATCCGATCGGCAGCCACGTCGGCTACTACTCCGACGACCCGGGCGCCTACACCTTCGCCCAGAACCTCACCAAGGTCCTCGACGACGCCCAGGCCCTCGGCCTGAAGCACATAGGTACCGCCTCCGGGCCGTTCCGCTACGGCTCCACCGTCGACGCCTGGAAGCGCGCCGCCGAGGAGTTCAACACCTACGGCGCGGCGGCGAGGGCGCGCGGTATGAAGTTCTACCAGCACAACCACTCCGAGGAGTTCTCCTTCGCCACCGACAACCCCAAGGTCCGTCTCTACGACGTGCTGCTCGCCGAGACCGACCCCGACCTCGTCTTCCTGGAGATGGACATCTTCTGGGCGTACTCGGGCCAGTTCCGCTTCTCGAAGCGGCCCGACGGCTCGGCCGCTCCCTTCGAGCCGCTCGACTACGTGCTGAAGCAGCCGCACCGCTACCCGCTCTTCCACGTCAAGGACGGTGTGAGCGACCCGTCCAACCAGTACGGCTACGACATGGTCGACGTCGGCGACGGCGACATCGACTACAAGCGGTTCATCTCCGCCGTGACGAAGCTGCGCGGTCAGCGATTCGCCCATCACTGGCAAGCGGAACACGACAACCCGACCGAGTCCCTCACGTTCGCACGCCGTTCGAGCGAGCATCTCCATTCGCTGCGGGAGAAGTGCTGA
- the frc gene encoding formyl-CoA transferase yields the protein MTGTPTKALEGIRVLDMTHVQSGPSATQLLAWLGADVVKLEAPTGDITRKQLRDLPDVDSLYFTMLNCNKRSITLNTKTERGKEILTELIRRSDVMVENFGPGAVDRMGFTWDRIQEINPRIVYASIKGFGDGPYTNFKAYEVVAQAMGGSMSTTGFEDGPPLATGAQIGDSGTGVHAVAGILAALFQRENTGRGQRVNVAMQHAVLNLCRVKLRDQQRLTHGPLAEYPNEDFGREVPRSGNASGGGQPGWAVKCAPGGPNDYVYVIVQPVGWQPLSELIGRPELADDPEWATPEARLPKLGKMFQLIEEWSSTLPKWEVLERLNAHNIPCGPILSTREIIEDSSLVANEMVVTVPHPERGDFVTVGSPLKLSDSPVEVSSSPLLGQHNEEVYIGELGLGDEELRLLKSNGVI from the coding sequence ATGACTGGAACGCCGACCAAGGCGCTCGAAGGCATCCGCGTCCTGGACATGACCCACGTCCAGTCCGGGCCCTCCGCGACCCAGCTGCTCGCCTGGCTCGGCGCGGACGTCGTCAAGCTGGAGGCGCCGACCGGTGACATCACGCGCAAGCAGCTGCGCGATCTCCCGGACGTCGACTCCCTCTACTTCACGATGCTCAACTGCAACAAGCGGAGCATCACCCTCAACACCAAGACCGAGCGCGGCAAGGAGATCCTCACCGAGCTGATCCGGCGCTCCGACGTCATGGTCGAGAACTTCGGACCGGGCGCGGTCGACCGCATGGGCTTCACCTGGGACCGCATCCAGGAGATCAATCCGCGTATCGTCTATGCCTCCATCAAGGGGTTCGGTGACGGTCCGTACACCAACTTCAAGGCGTACGAGGTCGTCGCGCAGGCCATGGGCGGGTCGATGTCGACCACCGGTTTCGAGGACGGGCCGCCGCTGGCGACCGGAGCCCAGATCGGGGACTCGGGGACGGGTGTGCACGCCGTCGCGGGGATTCTCGCGGCACTGTTCCAGCGCGAGAACACCGGGCGTGGGCAGCGGGTCAACGTGGCCATGCAGCACGCTGTACTCAACCTGTGCCGGGTGAAGCTGAGGGACCAGCAACGCCTGACACATGGGCCGCTTGCTGAATATCCGAACGAGGACTTCGGCCGGGAAGTTCCCCGCTCGGGAAACGCGTCCGGCGGCGGTCAGCCCGGCTGGGCGGTCAAGTGCGCACCCGGCGGCCCGAACGACTACGTGTACGTCATCGTGCAGCCGGTCGGCTGGCAGCCGCTCAGCGAGCTCATCGGCCGGCCCGAACTCGCCGACGACCCCGAGTGGGCGACGCCGGAGGCACGGCTGCCCAAGCTCGGCAAGATGTTCCAGCTGATCGAGGAGTGGTCCTCGACCCTGCCCAAGTGGGAGGTGCTGGAGCGGCTGAACGCGCACAACATCCCGTGCGGGCCGATCCTTTCCACCAGGGAGATCATCGAGGACTCCTCGCTGGTCGCCAACGAGATGGTCGTCACCGTCCCGCACCCTGAGCGGGGCGACTTCGTGACCGTCGGCAGCCCGCTGAAGCTCTCCGACTCACCCGTCGAGGTGAGCAGTTCGCCCCTGCTCGGCCAGCACAACGAAGAGGTCTACATCGGCGAGCTCGGCCTCGGCGACGAGGAACTGCGCCTGCTCAAGTCGAACGGAGTGATCTGA